From the genome of Ziziphus jujuba cultivar Dongzao chromosome 4, ASM3175591v1:
CATGGTGGATATCATCGGGAGGTCAGGCCAAGTTAGGGAGGCTTTAAGGATTATTGAAGAGATGCCTTATGAAGCTGATGCTATTGTTTGGAAAACTCTGCTTAACCTAAGCAAGGTCCATGGGGATGTAGAAGTAGCAGAAAAAGCAGCCAGTTCTATTTTGCAATTAGACCCCGAAGACTCTGCTGCCTATGTTCTTTTATCTAATATCTATGCTGATTCTGGAATGTGGAATGAGATGTCTAAGATAAGGGAAACAATGAGGTCTAATAAATTAAGGAAAGAACCAGGTTGCAGCTGGATTGAGGTCAAAGATGAGGTACATGCATTTTTTGTTGGGGACAAGGCTCATCCAAGATGCAAAGAGATATATGAGAAACTCCATCTCCTAATTGATGAGATGAAGCTTGATGGATATATGCCATTTGTTCATTTTAATGTGGTGGAAGAACAAGAGCATGAAGAACAGCTGAGAACTTTCATACATAATGTCTAGTCCAACAAccatttgttgtttttataATCATCGAGGAACAGAGAATAATTAGGGATCGatagaaaaattaccatataGCTCACAATTTATCAGATACTGATGATGGCCTCACGTTTTTCTCATAATTTCAGCATGAAATGAAAGTTACTGAATTTCTACATAATATAAAGAATTTATTTAAGCTTGAAAATCTACAAGTACAAAGAATTCAGTAGAGTTTGAGAATCTAAAAGTGTGAAGATATTCAGTAAAGTATGAAGAACATCTAAACACGAGAACTTTTAGCATGAGTTGAGGATAACTAGTAGTAAATGAATACAGCTTCGGAAACTAGATTAAGGTTGAACAACGTAGGAGGATATCAATTTGCTTAACATGCATGGACAACCACATGGAAATTCAAATAGACGTGAGAGAGGTGGAAATCATTGAATTCTGTAACTATTGAAGCTGTTCCTATATAGTACAGGTATCTCTGAAATTGTTCCATTTATCTTGGTTCCTTCACCCTAGCAAAATTTCCTCCTCAACTATTAGGATCGCCGACACTTGTAGATACTATCACAGAGGTGCAGAATAATCCAGTAGGTACTCAGCATTCACTGAAAATAGATGAGAATTGGCATCAGAGAAAAGGAAAACCATCAATTATCATCAAAATGGGTACTCAGGCTCTCCCCACAGTCGGCTTGATGCAAAACTTTCGCAGCACAATCAGAATGAGGAGTTCTGTTGTTGTAACACATAAGCTGCAGCCGAAATAATTACAATGAGGAATGCCAAGAAAAGATGCTTAAAATTCAAGAGTCCTGCATCAATTCTTCTCACGGTCTCAAGCTCAGACGAAGAATCTACAGGTCCCGTTTCAGTCTCACCAAAAGGTACATTTTTCTGACTCTTATCCATCTGATAACACACAAATAAGGTAGCAAAACATCTCAATAATGTTCAATTCCAAGCAACAAGTCAAAAGAATTAACATCAGAAAGACAGGAAATGGAAATTCTGGAAAAGTAGTAAGACAGCTTTCTATACCTAAATTTCAGTAGTCACTAGTCTAAAAGATTTTAGgttagttttaaatttattagcaGGCTTTCTCAAAGTGATAAAACAATGAAATTTCCAACAATCAAATGCTTGAGCATTTAGGAATTTGATCCAACTATGTATGTTGAACCAATAAAACACACTTAAGAAGTCTAAATCTATGATGTGAAAGCATCTCCTTGCTTGAGTTAGATCCAAATTAATTAACCCATCCAATTACAAACAATAAACATGTTTTGTGTCCATCATGCCACTCGCTACATGTAAAAATCACATCAGTTTCAATAAGGAAATTCTTTGACTAGGGTTTTATTGTCTGTTACTATAAACAACGTTCACAGTCCCTAATCTTTTAACATGCCACTTAAATTGTAGATCAATGAAACAGGCGCACCTACCTTAGAACCAGCAGAAGACAACTCTGTAACTTCTTCCTTGTTTGTGCAAGCCAAATCATGCTTTGAGAATACAAGTTCATTATCATTTCGTATATTACTGTGGCCCACAACTACAGAGGGATGGCTGTTGGTATGCTGTACCTTcagtatcaaaattttattttccattgctAATGTAGAAATCTGCAAAAACACACAGTAAACATTTTACATCACCTGCAGAATTAATTACCCATGCAGCCATGCCTAAGTATAGACTTAAACATACTATAACCATAGTTCTCCATGTTCATCTATGAGTTCCATTAAAAACCTTGAAACAAcaatatatttgtaaaaaagaagaaacccaaGTCCTAATGTAGTTATACAAAAGAAATTTGCCTCTTTTTGTGGAAAACTTATTTCTACTAGCCTTTTCAAAATTGAGGACAATGTTTaccttaaaatttttcttttcttttagattGGTATGATATGAATCGAAGACCTATCCCTACAAACCATTACCCCACCTTTACTAGCTAAGCTATGGCCACAAGGAAATATGTATACCTATAGTAAAACAGTTATTTCACATGTACTGCCAAGAATGCTAATATACGTATTCTTGCATTTTGGAACATTAACATGTCTATGTCATTTCATGTATGTAAAAGAATTTGTAGCACAAAATCCATATGGTGAACCACAATGTCCAAGGTTTTCCCATGTTGTGTTGAAATCAGACGATTTGTCAAATGTAATTGCTCATCAAAGTGCcaaatatcttttaaaatgtTCAGCACAGCTAATTATTGCTAATTTCTTGAATCTTCTTAAATTGagactttgtttttgtttcctaaAATACTAGATGTTAGGGAAAAAGACCCATAGTGCTGTATCAAGTGACAGAAAAGAgacttgaaaataaaatattagcaCTTGAAAAATGTCTCATGTATGTGAATGGTCAATACCTGCTTATGAAGGCGCTCTCTTTCAAGAGCTAGTTGCATGACCAAATTTGTAATTGCTTCGGTCTGGATACCAATGTCCTTTGCAGTAGCCCTCTTTGTTTCAGCAGCTTGTTGCAAGGAACCCTCCAAGCATTCCACTTTACCCCTCAAAAAGTTAAGTTCCTCAGTTAGTTCTGCATTAGATTCAGATAATATGATACACTTGTCCTCTGTACTGTCCGCCAGACTTTCAGCTTTTGAAGCCTTATGCTTCAGCTTTTCAATAACATTTTCCATGTCACCAATTGTAGAACACAACAATTTTTGCTTCTCCTGACCTGCTTCAGCTGATGCAATTGCATGCTGTAGCTTGATATCAGATTCTCTCAGCTGCCTCTCAAGAGAATCCACCTTTGCAGAGGCATCACCGCTGCTCTTAAGAAGATCCAGCTCTTGAATAAGTTCCAGATTAGTCTCTGCTAATAATTTGCACTTGGCCTCTGAGCTCTGAGCCCTACATTCAGCTTTAgatatttcttcttttaaatCTGCAATAACATTTTCCACTCCACTAACTTTAGATAGTAGAGCATTATGCTGCTCATGACTTCCATCTACAGAAACCTTTGCATTTAGGAGCTGAAATTCAGATTCCTTAAGCTGCTTCTCAAGTGAACTTAACTTTTCTCTTAAAGTAAAGGCCTCGGAATTGGCAAGAATTAATTTATCTTCAGCTTCCCTCAAGCTGGATTTTAAGTTGTCTGTCTGTGCAAGAAAGAAGTCATTAAGTTCAGCACTGCTGCTTTCAAACTTGTTTGAAGTAGTTTCCTTAGCTTCCAGTTCTTGCATGGAAACTTCAAGCTTTGATCTAAGTTCAGCCTCTTTTTTGGCTAAACCGTTCAAGTTGAGCTGGAGAATCTGCAGTCGACCCAACAGTTCTTTTGAAAGACCCATAAGAACTGCAGATGCATTATCTGCCTCAAGCCACCTTTCCCAAACATTTGCTGTTTCATCCTCCATGCAGTATACCTCTTCTTCAGATGAGTGCAGCCTTAGTTTCAGCTCTTCTTCAATTTGTCTTGATTCAGTCAACTTCTTTTCAAGATCCATCTCTTTTTCCAATGATTTCTCCAGCATCCTCAGTATATGTCTTTGTTGTTCAGCAGTTTGCATATTTATCTTTGCATTCACATCCAAAAATTGTTCAGCCTCAACAAAGCCTACACCTTTGTCACCAATCCCTATCAATGTTAATGCATTAGAAAAGGGGGatactaaaataaaatgaacacTTTTTAACTTGTCTACTATTGCAAGCTTAGCccctaaaaggaaaaaaaatctttgaaGGAAATTAGAGTCATTAttggatcatttttttttctttttttttaatttatttttggtttgggggAAGGGGGACGAGGTGGGGGGCACATCAAGAAGGTAACTATCATGATATTACATTACTCGatgtataacaataataatttactCAATGTGGCATCTGGCTTACAATTTTCTTCTCTGTTGAAACACAACAACGTCCTCTGCAACTTTGTAGATTGCATCCTAATTTCAGAAAGCTGATCTTGTGATTGTTTCAAAGATTGTTCAGAATCATGCAGccttttttcaatttctatgaaattttcttCCAAGCGAGTGCATGAAGACAGCAGCTCACAAGCATCACTAAACTCCATTTGAAGTACAGCCAGGAATTTATTCAGTTCTCCCACCTCTGAATCTAAAATTCCAGATAAGAGATCAAATTCCAAAGCCTTCTCTTCAGATTCAACTGATGTATGACCCTTGTCAGAAGCAAGGGCTTCAAAATCACCTTCCCTTGTCGCTACATGCATCATAAGCACACTTAAATTAACCAACTTCTCAGAAGAACGTGCTAAATCTAATTCCAGTCTGGTTATAACCTCGCTAACTTTTCCTAATTCTCCAATAGACTCTCCATTAGATGAAAGTCTTTCGACAAAGTTAACTTTATTCAACTCTGCCTCTGGGTAACCGGTATCACCATGATCAACAGAAAAACTTGCTTCATGACCATCATTAGAATCCATTTCCACGTCCACTTGTTCTTCTGATCTTGAATCCATCATTTCAAAACTATAAGAAAGAGAGAAGACTAAATCAACCAAAGGGATTCAAGTAAGAGGACTGAGAATAATATCATGAAAGATAAATGTACCATTGTAAACTTCATAGTTCACTTCTACATTAAAACACGACATGAAAGTTTGTCATCCCAAGACCCACTTTAAAAGAATTGCAAGACATCCCATCGCAAAAGACGTGCaggattaagttaaaaaaacgCACTTCCCTTTCTTGGTGTCCCTTTTGGGTGTCTCTTCTGTTAGTGAAAATGGTTTACACAAACCTAAGCAAATTTTGCAAAGAATTAaccaataatcaaaaaaccctAAATTTCTACTTGCATTTTATGACAGATACAATAATACAAAAGGTGGTCCACCCTTGCCATCCACAACTAAGTATCTAGTTCTGTTTCCATTTCGACCTATAAAGTTTGAGCCTATCCTTCATCCAGAATAGAATTCCGCATATTCCACTAATCAAACACTCTAAATGTGGAACAAAACCATAAAATGTAAAACACCCAgcataagaaacaaaaaatcgCCACCAAAAGAATTTCACCATGGGcttaaattataacaaaaattatgaTCCAGAACATCCATTTCTCAACTGGAATGTATACAAAGTTCAATAAAACATAGTAGCTTAACCacattttcattcatttgtattGGTTAAAATGAAGggggcaaaaaataaaaataaaaataaaaaactgaaagTTCTTTGTCCTATAACAGAGCAAAATTCTTTCAGCAACAAATAATATGTAAATGAACAAAAACCCGGAGAAAATATTCCAATAAATCAGCTAAAGGAAGCGAAATTGATCGGAAAAACACAAAATCAAGAATACCCATCTCGTATTTCCATAGCACATACAGGTTTTTactggaaaaaataattatttttagtatcaCATAATATATGCAAAAGCCACAATTTAGTACCAAGGGGAAAacgaaatgaaaatatttaaaaaaaaaaaaaaaaaaaaaagattgtacCTTTAAGCGAAATTTCGCGGGTTTCTataaccaaaaattttaaaagcacaGGAATAAGAAAAGAACGATTCGTCTTCAAAGGGAATAGGGAGTGAAAAAAAAGCTGTAGAATTCAAAGTGATTTAAGTGTTTAATCTCAGATTAGCGAGTGGGGTTAACGTAAACGGTGGAGCGCGTGAGTTTGTTTTTGCTCGCTTTACAGTTTTCGTTGAGTTGGGTCGGTGGACTTTTCGCGTGTACTGTTGGATTTGGGTTTGGAATTATCCTTTTTTGGATCATTGTCCAACAAGATCCATAAAAGGGTTTTGGGGTCCTTTGGACATGGTCATTTATTTTCCTTCGTCTCAATATTTGAgtgaaattcaaatttcaattgaTAATATGTTTGACGGCCAACCAaccaattttgaaatttaaacgTTCATCAacatattgtttttctttaatcttcttgctattattattacgttacaaaatttttacatttggtatataaaataattattagcgATGGAATAGGAAATCAattcaagaaataaaatataaggaaaagaaattacTATTATCAATGAAAtagatacaaaataaaaaattataaaattaatttttattatttattaatatttatttttatgtttctctatattttatttaaaaattttgtatatgtttaagaaacatataatttattatttataagtttagtctatatttttatttacatattttaaataaataatacattaaatttaagattctcaataattatcaattttatgttTACCTTATTTGTATTACAATAAATGTTTACCATATTTGGGTTAAGGAATGGATATTCCttaagttttttctttaaaatgagagaatagttaattctcaaaaattatatattctttgATATAAAAACTAacctaatataaatttaatcatATGGAATAgttatcctatttttttttctacatatGGGCTTGGAATCATGTTATTGCACAAGCTCTATAATAAATAGTTGAGcttgtattattttttcattttttcatttttttttttctacaactTGTATTTTACGATATGGGAATTCAAACTCTAATCTTTTTTTATGAGAAAACACTTCAAAAtggtaattttatcaattttgaaaaattgttttgataggatgttgaaattatatatTGCACTAAGATGTTACgcacttttgtatttattgagcTCCAAGTTGTGTAATAGTATAGGTCTACCCCAGCCAACTTGCATTACTAGATCAATATGTCATTGTTTAGGCTTAATTATTATACTTCAATCATCCAATTGCCACTCTACACCCAACTGACATAACGTTCAAAATCATCACAACTTAAAATTACCCACTTAATTTAACTACTAAAACAAACacatttactttcatctctaggaaggaaaaaaaaaaacttcttttttttttttttttggataatgtaaagaaagtaaattttaacatcaaattttgaattcagATTGATTAGGATCAGTGATTAGTGTTAACtggactttttaaaaattttatgaacaGTCATATATacttcattatttcttttttttgtttttataataaaaatttgaattcaaaatcaatatttaagaaaatagtAAACTTACCATTAGACTAATCAatgttatataaattgttaaccCAAGCATTCTCATAGATTTTTTACGGaacat
Proteins encoded in this window:
- the LOC107416518 gene encoding WPP domain-interacting tail-anchored protein 1, with product MMDSRSEEQVDVEMDSNDGHEASFSVDHGDTGYPEAELNKVNFVERLSSNGESIGELGKVSEVITRLELDLARSSEKLVNLSVLMMHVATREGDFEALASDKGHTSVESEEKALEFDLLSGILDSEVGELNKFLAVLQMEFSDACELLSSCTRLEENFIEIEKRLHDSEQSLKQSQDQLSEIRMQSTKLQRTLLCFNREENWIGDKGVGFVEAEQFLDVNAKINMQTAEQQRHILRMLEKSLEKEMDLEKKLTESRQIEEELKLRLHSSEEEVYCMEDETANVWERWLEADNASAVLMGLSKELLGRLQILQLNLNGLAKKEAELRSKLEVSMQELEAKETTSNKFESSSAELNDFFLAQTDNLKSSLREAEDKLILANSEAFTLREKLSSLEKQLKESEFQLLNAKVSVDGSHEQHNALLSKVSGVENVIADLKEEISKAECRAQSSEAKCKLLAETNLELIQELDLLKSSGDASAKVDSLERQLRESDIKLQHAIASAEAGQEKQKLLCSTIGDMENVIEKLKHKASKAESLADSTEDKCIILSESNAELTEELNFLRGKVECLEGSLQQAAETKRATAKDIGIQTEAITNLVMQLALERERLHKQISTLAMENKILILKVQHTNSHPSVVVGHSNIRNDNELVFSKHDLACTNKEEVTELSSAGSKMDKSQKNVPFGETETGPVDSSSELETVRRIDAGLLNFKHLFLAFLIVIISAAAYVLQQQNSSF